The Dethiobacter alkaliphilus AHT 1 genomic sequence AGAAAAACTGAGCGATTTAATAGCTTGGGAGAAATCTATGAAACATACAAATATACTTATCCTGAGGGACAGTTTGCAATAGACCAAACCCTTGGAAATCATTTACGAATGACCACGGAGCATTTTAATCAAGAAAATGAACTGCTTAGGACTGTTGAATACTACACGTACAGATTAATTACTTACGACGGCGATGGCAACGTAATCGAAGTGGACAACTTAAATTATCTAAGACCGCAGTTTTAGAGCAAATCATATTCCAGAGGTGAGAAAATGAACAGTGTTCCCAGGATTTCTGAGGCAGAATGGCAGGTTATGAAGGTGTTGTGGGAAGGCTCTCCCCGGACTGCGGGGGAGATTGTGCAGGCATTGGAGGACTCTACCGAGTGGAATCCAAGGACCATTAAGACCCTTGTCAGCAGATTAGTAAAAAAGAAAGCTATCAGCTATGAGAAGGATGAAAAAGATAGCAGGAAGTATCATTATTACCCGCTTGTTAGCGAAGACGAGTGTGTTCGGGCGGAAAGCAAATCATTTTTGAAGCGGGTATACGGTGGAGCGTTGAATGTGATGATTGCTAACTTTTTGGAAGAGCAGGAACTATCCCAGAAAGAAATTGAAGAGCTGAAGAGTATATTGGAAAAAAAGGAGAACTAGTAGAAAGGTTCAGCTGTTTGATTAGTGAATAATTGGAAAGTCTACATTTTAAAACTACATCAAGGAGAATGTGATGAAAAAAATACTTATTCCATTGGCTATCATAGCCGTTGTAGTTGTTGCCGGCCTGGCGTTAAATATGGTTAACAGAGGAGTAGAGCCACCGGATGACTGGGAGGAAAGGGTGGTAGTGGTTGATGAAGAAGTTAGCCAGACTGTAACATCGGCGCATAATACTCTTAACAATTTAGTCGGTTGGGGTAGAATTGAAAGGTTTAAAGATCCGCAGGCTAGGGATTGGAATCAAATCGGCGTGATTAAGATTAGCAG encodes the following:
- a CDS encoding BlaI/MecI/CopY family transcriptional regulator, whose protein sequence is MNSVPRISEAEWQVMKVLWEGSPRTAGEIVQALEDSTEWNPRTIKTLVSRLVKKKAISYEKDEKDSRKYHYYPLVSEDECVRAESKSFLKRVYGGALNVMIANFLEEQELSQKEIEELKSILEKKEN